The Bacteroides sp. AN502(2024) DNA segment AATAAGCAGGAAGATGAACATTATATTCTTGCCGGTTATCCGTGGTTTAAATGTCGTGCGCGTGATATGTTCATTGCACTGCCGGGGCTGACGCTTGCACTTGATGAGATCGATCAGTTTGAGGATGTGATGAAAACGGCGGAAAAGGCGATTCGCAACTTTATTAATGGGGTACCTGTCGGATACAAGATTTATGAAATGGAGCATCCTGACGTTTTGCTTTGGGCTGTCTGGGCTTTGCAGCAATATGCAAAAGAGACTTCCCGTGAGCAATGTCGTCAGAAATACGGAGAACTCCTGAAAGATATGATGGAGTTTATCCGTCAGCGGAAACATGAGAATCTTTTCTTGCATGATAATGGATTACTATTTGCTAACGGTGCGGATAAGGCGATTACATGGATGAATTCTACTGTGAACGGGCATCCGGTAATTCCTCGTACAGGATATATTGTTGAATTTAATGCGTTGTGGTATAATGCGTTGCGCTTCATAGCTGATTTGGTGCGCGAAGGAGGAGACGTATACTTGGCAGATGAACTTGATGCGCAGGCAGAAGTAACCGGAAAGTCTTTTGTCGAGGTATTCCGTAACGAATATGGTTATCTGCTTGATTATGTTGACGGTAATATGATGGATTGGAGCGTACGCCCTAACATGATATTTACTGTAGCGTTTGATTATTCTCCTTTGGATCGTGCACAAAAGAAGCAGGTACTTGATATTGTAACTAAAGAGTTGCTCACTCCGAAAGGTATTCGCTCGTTGAGTCCGAAGAGTGGCGGATATAATCCGAACTATGTAGGTCCGCAGGTACAGCGGGATTATGCTTATCATCAGGGAACGGCTTGGCCTTGGTTGATGGGATTCTATTTGGAAGCTTATCTTCGAATTTATAAAATGAGCGGATTGTCATTTGTAGAACGCCAGCTTATTGGTTATGATGACGAGATGACAAACCATTGTATTGGTTCCATTCCTGAGCTATTTGATGGTAATCCGCCCTTCAAAGGACGTGGTGCAGTATCGTTTGCGATGAATGTGGCAGAAATATTGCGTGTCTTAAAGCTACTGTCTAAGTATTATTAAAAAAGGAGGAACGAAGATGAAAGTTTTAATGTTTGGATGGGAATTCCCTCCCAAAATATATGGTGGTCTTGCGGTTGCTTCTTATGGAATAACTAAAGGATTGAGTCTGCAAGGTGATATGGAGACGATTTTCTGTATGCCTAAGCCTAGCGGAGAAGAAGAAAAGTTCTTGAAAATAATCGGTATGAATCAAGTACCCATTGTATGGCGTGATGTCCACTACGATTATTTGAAGTCTCGTTTGTTGGAAATGACACCGGAGGAGTATTATTCTTTCCGTGATCATATCTATGCCGATTTTTCTTATATGCATGTGAATGATCTGGGATGTATGGAATTTGCAGGTGGCTATCCCGGGAACTTGCACGAAGAAATTAATAATTTCTCGATCATTGCCGGAGTAGTAGCCCGTCAGCAGGAGTTTGATATTATTCATGCTCATGATTGGCTAACTTATCCTGCCGGTGTACATGCCAAGATGATAAGTGGAAAGCCGCTTTGTATCCATGTGCATGCCACTGATTTTGACCGTTCTCGTGGCAAAGTCAATCCTACTGTTTATTCGATTGAGAAGAATGGCATGGATCATGCCGATTGTATCATGTGCGTATCCGAGTTGACTCGCCGCACTGTTATTAACGAGTATCATCAGGATCCTAGAAAAGTATTTGCAATGCATAATGCTGTTTATCCATTGTCGCAGGAGCTGCAGGACATTCCACGTCCCAATCATTCAAAAGAAAAGGTGGTTACCTTTCTCGGACGTATTACGATGCAGAAAGGGCCGGAATATTTTGTAGAGGCTGCTGCTCTTGTGTTGCGTCGTACTCGTAATATTCGTTTCGTTATGGCTGGTTCGGGTGATATGTTGAATGCCATGATTAATCTGGTGGCTGAGCGTGGTATTGCTGACCGGTTCCATTTCCCCGGTTTTATGAAAGGTAAGCAGGTATATGAAGTTTATAAGAATAGTGATGTGTTTGTCATGCCGTCTGTCTCTGAACCTTTCGGTATTGCTCCGTTGGAGGCGATGCAGTGCGGAACACCTTCCATCATTTCTAAGCAGTCAGGGTGTGGCGAGATTCTTGATAAGGTGATAAAAACTGACTACTGGGATATTCATGCAATGGCTGACGCTATCCACTCTCTTTGTACCAATCCGTCTCTTTTCGAATACCTCAAGGAAGAAGGTAAGAAAGAAGTAGATGGGATTACTTGGGAAAAAGTCGGTTTGAGAATCCGTGCTCTCTATGAGGCTGTGTTAAGAAACTATGGTAAATAACAAAACAATAAATAAAAATGAGAACTATCTGTCTTTATTTTGAAATACATCAAATTATCCATTTGAAACGCTATCGTTTCTTCGATATTGGTAATGATCATTATTATTACGATGATTATGCGAATGAAACGGGTATGAATGAGGTTGCTGAACGTTCATATATTCCTGCTCTCAATACTTTAATTGAGATGGCGAAGAACTCGGGGGGGGCTTTTAAAGTAGCGCTTTCTATCTCGGGAGTAGCCTTGGAGCAATTGGAGATTCATGCTCCGGCAGTCATTGATTTATTGCACCAGTTGAATGAAACGGGATGTTGTGAGTTCTTGTGTGAACCCTATTCACATGGTTTGTCTTCACTTGCCAATGAGGATTGCTTCCGCGAAGAAGTGCTTCGTCAACGTGATAAGATGAAACAGATGTTTGGTAAAGAACCGAAAGTATTCCGCAACTCTAGTTTGATTTATTCTGATGAAATCGGTGGCTTGGTAGCTTCTATGGGCTTCAAGGGGATGTTAACGGAAGGTGCTAAACATGTGTTGGGGTGGAAAAGCCCGCATTATATCTATCACTGTAATCAAGCTCCCAGTCTTAAGCTTTTGTTGAGAGATTTTAAGCTTTCCGACGATATCAGCTTGCGCTTCTCCAATTCGGAGTGGGCGGAATATCCTTTGTTCGCTGACAAATATATTAATTGGATCGATGCATTACCGCAAGAAGAACAAGTAATTAATATCTTTATGGAATTGAGCGCACTGGGTATGGCCCAACCGTTATATTCTAATATTCTTGAATTCTTGAAAGCATTACCGGAATGCGCAAAGACTAAGGGAATCACTTTCTCGACACCGACTGAAATTATAACGAAATTGAAATCTGTGTCACAGCTTGATGTTGCATATCCGATGTCATGGGTAGATGAGGAGAGAGATACCAGTTGTTGGTTAGGTAATGTGATGCAACGCGAAGCCTTCAATAAATTGTATAGTGTAGCTGAACGTGTGCATTTGTGTGACGACCGTCGTATCAAACAGGACTGGGATTATTTACAGGCCAGCAATAACTTCCGTTTTATGACAACGAAGAATAATGGTATGTGGCTGAATCGTGGGATTTATGATTCTCCTTATGATGCTTTTACCAACTATATGAATATTTTGGGTGACTTTATCAAACGGGTAGATGC contains these protein-coding regions:
- a CDS encoding glycogen debranching enzyme N-terminal domain-containing protein, encoding MSYLRFDKTLMTNLEESLQREILRTNKAGAYHCTTIVDCNTRKYHGLLVIPVPNLDDENHVLLSSLDETVIQHGAEFNLGLHKYQGNNFSPNGHKYIREFDCEHIPATTYRVGGVILRKEKIFVHHENRILIRYTLLDAHSATTLRFRPFLAFRSVREYTHENGQASREYQLVENGIKTCMYPGYPELYMQLNKKCEFHFTPDWYRGIEYPKEQERGYDFNEDLYVPGYFEVDIKRGESIVFSAGTSEVTPRRLKQTFETEVADRTPRDSFYHCLKNSAHQFHNKQEDEHYILAGYPWFKCRARDMFIALPGLTLALDEIDQFEDVMKTAEKAIRNFINGVPVGYKIYEMEHPDVLLWAVWALQQYAKETSREQCRQKYGELLKDMMEFIRQRKHENLFLHDNGLLFANGADKAITWMNSTVNGHPVIPRTGYIVEFNALWYNALRFIADLVREGGDVYLADELDAQAEVTGKSFVEVFRNEYGYLLDYVDGNMMDWSVRPNMIFTVAFDYSPLDRAQKKQVLDIVTKELLTPKGIRSLSPKSGGYNPNYVGPQVQRDYAYHQGTAWPWLMGFYLEAYLRIYKMSGLSFVERQLIGYDDEMTNHCIGSIPELFDGNPPFKGRGAVSFAMNVAEILRVLKLLSKYY
- a CDS encoding glycosyltransferase family 4 protein yields the protein MKVLMFGWEFPPKIYGGLAVASYGITKGLSLQGDMETIFCMPKPSGEEEKFLKIIGMNQVPIVWRDVHYDYLKSRLLEMTPEEYYSFRDHIYADFSYMHVNDLGCMEFAGGYPGNLHEEINNFSIIAGVVARQQEFDIIHAHDWLTYPAGVHAKMISGKPLCIHVHATDFDRSRGKVNPTVYSIEKNGMDHADCIMCVSELTRRTVINEYHQDPRKVFAMHNAVYPLSQELQDIPRPNHSKEKVVTFLGRITMQKGPEYFVEAAALVLRRTRNIRFVMAGSGDMLNAMINLVAERGIADRFHFPGFMKGKQVYEVYKNSDVFVMPSVSEPFGIAPLEAMQCGTPSIISKQSGCGEILDKVIKTDYWDIHAMADAIHSLCTNPSLFEYLKEEGKKEVDGITWEKVGLRIRALYEAVLRNYGK
- a CDS encoding glycoside hydrolase family 57 protein; the protein is MRTICLYFEIHQIIHLKRYRFFDIGNDHYYYDDYANETGMNEVAERSYIPALNTLIEMAKNSGGAFKVALSISGVALEQLEIHAPAVIDLLHQLNETGCCEFLCEPYSHGLSSLANEDCFREEVLRQRDKMKQMFGKEPKVFRNSSLIYSDEIGGLVASMGFKGMLTEGAKHVLGWKSPHYIYHCNQAPSLKLLLRDFKLSDDISLRFSNSEWAEYPLFADKYINWIDALPQEEQVINIFMELSALGMAQPLYSNILEFLKALPECAKTKGITFSTPTEIITKLKSVSQLDVAYPMSWVDEERDTSCWLGNVMQREAFNKLYSVAERVHLCDDRRIKQDWDYLQASNNFRFMTTKNNGMWLNRGIYDSPYDAFTNYMNILGDFIKRVDALYPADVDSEELNSLLTTIKNQGDEITELEKELAKLQAKVGAAKKTTVKKATDAKEPVVKEKAVAKSKPAAKKAEVKKAAAEPKKATGKAKKAAK